A genomic region of Aspergillus oryzae RIB40 DNA, chromosome 1 contains the following coding sequences:
- a CDS encoding uncharacterized protein (predicted protein) produces the protein MRRRPVATPRVLKNLTRVPDLLSLFEALPYCGYSFKNGPWKHALVAFGIDPRLGPEYRMYQTYEFPWNYDPIIAEPSVISPLTVEISFPRVVRTKHSDNSHVFDGNLLYTDDNIWQYCDISDDQLHRIWSTTTIRHSFCPQNGFFYNGTNAKLWEIMSDKVMTIRDGEEPAVDDYECLLDIPDDYKGGSRSGDRKRYGQSFGQNYTRKQAFMRSLILKKAQSL, from the coding sequence ATGCGCAGACGGCCCGTCGCTACCCCAAGGGTCCTGAAGAATCTCACTCGGGTCCCAGATCTTTTAAGTCTATTCGAAGCGCTTCCTTACTGTGGCTACTCCTTCAAAAATGGGCCCTGGAAACATGCTCTTGTAGCATTTGGAATTGACCCAAGACTGGGACCTGAATATAGGATGTATCAAACTTATGAATTTCCGTGGAACTATGACCCTATAATCGCGGAGCCTTCTGTTATATCACCCCTAACCGTCGAAATATCGTTCCCAAGAGTGGTTCGCACTAAGCACAGCGACAACTCTCACGTTTTTGACGGAAATTTACTATATACAGATGACAATATCTGGCAATATTGTGACATTTCTGATGATCAACTTCATCGAATCTGGTCGACAACTACAATTCGTCACTCTTTCTGTCCCCAGAATGGATTTTTCTATAACGGCACGAATGCAAAACTATGGGAAATCATGTCTGACAAAGTTATGACCATacgagatggagaagagcctGCAGTGGATGATTATGAGTGTCTATTGGACATCCCGGACGACTACAAAGGTGGTTCCCGTAGTGGTGATCGCAAGAGATATGGCCAAAGCTTCGGGCAGAACTACACTCGCAAGCAAGCCTTCATGAGATCTTTAATCCTGAAAAAGGCACAATCTCTATAA
- a CDS encoding uncharacterized protein (predicted protein), which translates to MLQSREPDRGTDGARDVTDSIAEPEDFADTTDADEVGEATPSSNRGHTKKKRLYQRSSMQRAVLKNYSLVDGKKKCLILTCPLPQELYSGYCKHHSSRIIQYVSSLKATGAELPMPQWELKLTDDAMTDVKTLSTSYHRSPQNTWVIDFEYISLSGDMSPIPLQFAIRQLDGKLLECSLWPVS; encoded by the exons ATGCTTCAATCACGGGAGCCTGACAGAGGGACTGATGGTGCCCGTGATGTGACAGATTCCATCGCTGAACCGGAGGATTTTGCTGATACTACTGATGCAGATGAGGTGGGCGAGGCCACACCATCAAGTAATAGAGGGCATACGAAGAAAAAGCGTCTCTACCAGCGGTCTTCAATGCAACGTGCAGTCCTCAAAAATTATTCATTGGTTGATGGCAAGAAAAAATGCTTGATCCTAACTTGTCCATTACCACAGGAGCTGTACTCTGGGTATTGCAAGCACCACTCATCAAGGATTATCCAATATGTGTCGTCATTGAAAGCTACGGGTGCTGAACTTCCAATGCCACAATGGGAGTTGAAACTTACGGATGATGCAATGACTGATGTCAAAACTCTTTCAACAAGCTACCACAGAAGTCCTCAGAATACCTGGGTTATCGACTTTGAGTACATCTCTCTGAGTGGGGATATGTCTCCGATACCACTCCAGTTTGCTATCAGGCAGCTTGACGGCAAGCTACT AGAATGTTCACTATGGCCTGTCTCTTGA
- a CDS encoding uncharacterized protein (predicted protein) has product MELECDFMWKAHRQEPQSGPVLVSISCSHCTSSHHLVGDCPSLPQPLKSSSWTLKGVDPNMVTNINSVVNGRGGPSSRGRGGMKIRGRADVHSSPDDSDDLMTRRRPVGRGGNRGNIRIGSGIGKNKNLAPAGSRGPDMDSRQFYRDRQDFHSGNARQRSLSPNPRRGRGKDTWQPAPRSPPRGQSRPPPRGGRGGGRGRGGRGNGNKRGGNGDNYRPMPSAAKKAWDKYRL; this is encoded by the coding sequence ATGGAGCTCGAGTGTGATTTCATGTGGAAAGCTCATCGGCAAGAGCCGCAATCCGGGCCCGTGCTTGTATCCATATCTTGCTCTCATTGTACCAGCAGCCACCATTTGGTCGGTGACTGCCCATCCCTTCCGCAACCTTTGAAATCTTCGTCCTGGACGTTGAAAGGAGTTGATCCGAATATGGTTACCAATATCAATTCTGTGGTCAACGGTAGGGGCGGACCTTCGTCTAGAGGTCGAGGTGGGATGAAGATTAGGGGCCGTGCTGATGTACACTCCTCTCCGGATGACAGCGATGACTTGATGACTAGACGACGGCCCGTAGGTCGTGGTGGAAACCGAGGCAATATCCGGATTGGTAGTGGAATtgggaagaacaagaacctAGCGCCGGCCGGCTCGCGAGGCCCAGATATGGATTCTCGTCAGTTTTACAGGGATCGTCAGGATTTCCATTCGGGCAACGCACGCCAGCGCTCCTTGTCCCCCAACCCTCGCCGCGGAAGAGGCAAGGATACCTGGCAACCTGCACCTCGTTCACCGCCACGAGGCCAGTCCAGGCCTCCTCCTCGTGGGGGAAGAGGCGGTGGCCGGGGACGTGGCGGACGTGGCAATGGTAATAAACGAGGGGGTAACGGCGACAATTACCGCCCGATGCCGAGTGCCGCTAAAAAGGCTTGGGATAAGTATAGACTCTGA
- a CDS encoding uncharacterized protein (predicted protein), with the protein MPDSPGDDNNDSRTASVGAQRNRATSTNGSRQSSIDSNSHPRKRQRRNGKGEPTDARDFVPQGATFSANTLEVDPDSTSSSGSSSSDDESNSSDDGNEASSQAGPQSAAAPNWNKASKSTIRTSLNKRGNKANEGEHDSRFDAVNDKYWRSRSESVSNGGDNDNVSQTNSDGASEEGEVQEDDSSDSSRMHLSGDSDDSSLDSEADDSILLNINARGQTQNASQKQNGVQDDDYDPESLPVSQSITNGHTFGGAADGSPTTSKEEAFRHFAQKYPTNPETLADLNREDMDAQAKYVFYDREINDINLQLPVACIECMREGHLAEVCPYKEVRSETTNPLFQGACCTASDTVGTDRL; encoded by the coding sequence ATGCCTGACTCACCAGGTGATGACAATAACGATTCTAGAACAGCCTCGGTTGGTGCACAGCGCAATCGtgccaccagcaccaatGGCTCGCGACAGAGCTCCATAGACAGCAATTCGCACCCCAGGAAAAGACaacgaaggaatggaaagggGGAGCCCACAGATGCGCGCGACTTTGTCCCTCAAGGTGCCACCTTCAGCGCAAACACATTAGAGGTCGACCCGGATAGTACGTCCAGCTCTGGCTCCTCAAGCAGCGATGATGAATCCAATTCCTCGGATGATGGAAACGAGGCTTCCTCTCAGGCTGGGCCCCAATCCGCAGCGGCTCCCAACTGGAATAAGGCCAGTAAAAGTACCATCAGGACTTCACTGAACAAACGGGGAAACAAGGCAAATGAGGGCGAACATGATTCTCGGTTTGATGCGGTCAATGATAAATACTGGCGCAGTCGCAGCGAATCTGTTTCGAATGGTGGCGACAACGATAATGTGTCACAGACCAACAGTGATGGTGCCtcagaagagggagaagtaCAGGAAGATGATTCTTCTGACTCTAGCCGAATGCATCTATCGGGGGACTCCGACGATTCATCCCTGGACTCAGAGGCCGACGACTCGATACTATTGAATATCAATGCCCGTGGTCAGACACAGAACGCTAGTCAGAAACAAAACGGGGTGCAGGACGATGATTACGATCCAGAGTCTCTTCCGGTTTCTCAAAGTATTACCAATGGACATACCTTTGGCGGGGCCGCAGATGGTTCTCCGACGACTTCGAAGGAGGAGGCATTCCGTCACTTTGCCCAGAAATACCCCACAAACCCCGAGACACTTGCTGATCTTAATCGTGAAGATATGGATGCCCAAGCGAAGTATGTCTTCTACGATCGCGAGATTAATGACATAAACCTGCAATTACCAGTAGCCTGCATTGAATGCATGCGGGAGGGCCATCTTGCTGAAGTGTGTCCATACAAAGAGGTGCGTTCTGAAACTACCAACCCGCTTTTCCAGGGAGCTTGCTGCACTGCATCGGACACAGTGGGTACTGACCGCTTATAG
- a CDS encoding ORMDL family protein (predicted membrane protein), with protein MRIGSMPRVSASTWTLYMHNNGAGELTGDVLMTGAWTIHFVLIIALKIFYDIIPGVSQETSWTLTNISYMFGSFLMFHWVRGIPFEFNAGAYDNLNMWEQIDNGDQYTPTKKFLLCVPICLFLLSTHYTHYDLTYFTINFLATLGVVIPKLPFSHRLRIGLFSPEPEE; from the exons ATGCGAATTGGGTCAATGCCAAGGGTGAGTGCATCGACATGGACTCTATACATGCATAATAATGGTGCCGGGGAGCTAACTGGAGACGTGCTCATGACAGGTGCCTGGACCATTCATTTCGTTTTAATCATTGCCCTGAAGATCTTCTACGACATCATTCCCGGAGTCTCGCAGGAAACCTCATGGACCTTGACCAATATCAGCTACATGTTCGGCTCGTTCCTTATGTTCCACTGGGTGCGGGGCATCCCTTTCGAATTCAACGCGGGTGCCTATGATAATCTCAACATGTGGGAGCAAATTGACAATGGAGATCAATATACCCCGACGAAGAAGTTCTTGCTATGCGTGCCGAtctgtcttttccttctcagcaCGCATTATACTCATTACGACTTGACGTATTTCACCATCAACTTCTTAGCTACTCTGGGAGTGGTTATTCCGAAGCTTCCATTT TCCCACCGCCTGCGAATaggtcttttctctcccgaaCCAGAGGAGTAG